One Solanum pennellii chromosome 9, SPENNV200 DNA segment encodes these proteins:
- the LOC107029820 gene encoding synaptotagmin-3 isoform X4: MAIPGLHHFVQETISKQVARLYLWPQTLDIPILDSSIGAVKKPVGILHVKVLRAQKLLNMDFLSKSDPYVKLSLGGDMLPAKKTTVKMNSLDPVWDEDFKLTVKDPEAQVLQLHLYDWEKIGAHDKLGMQVVPLKLLKPYEKKELTLNLVNSLNPNDPQNKKPRGQLMLEMSFIPFQEDSVKFSGPLSFHERKESISSLSDDISLRGAGLLLVTVIAAEDVEGKNHTNPYAVVVLRGEKKKTKARNKTWNPKWEEEFQFMLEEAPLKDLIHIEVKSKKRRFGFRSKEVLGYVDIQLKDVIYNGRINEKYHLINSKDGILHVDIRWKVI, translated from the exons ATGGCAATCCCTGGTTTACACCATTTTGTTCAG GAAACTATAAGCAAGCAAGTCGCCAGACTTTACCTCTGGCCACAAACACTTGACATACCAATTCTCGACAGTTCAAT tggaGCTGTGAAGAAGCCTGTTGGAATACTACATGTGAAGGTTCTGAGAGCCCAGAAACTTCTGAACATGGACTTTCTGAGTAAATCAGATCCATATGTTAAACTCAGCTTAGGTGGGGACATGCTTCCAGCAAAGAAGACTACTGTAAAGATGAACAGTCTAGATCCCGTGTGGGATGAGGATTTCAAATTGACGGTAAAGGATCCCGAGGCTCAAGTTCTGCAGCTGCATCTATATGACTGGGAAAAG ATTGGGGCGCATGACAAGTTGGGAATGCAAGTAGTGCCACTGAAATTGCTCAAGCCATATGAGAAGAAAGAACTAACTCTTAATTTGGTGAACAGCTTAAACCCAAACGACCCTCAGAATAAGAAGCCGCGAGGCCAACTTATGTTGGAAATGTCCTTCATTCCTTTCCAAGAAGATAGTGTAAAGTTTAGTGGACCTCTTAGTTTTCACGAAAGAAAGGAGAGTATTTCAAGCCTTTCAGATGACATTTCCTTACGTGGAGCAGGTTTGCTTTTGGTTACCGTTATTGCTGCTGAAGATGTAGAAGGGAAGAACCATACCAATCCTTATGCAGTCGTAGTGCTTCgaggagaaaaaaagaaaactaag GCAAGGAACAAAACGTGGAATCCAAAATGGGAAGAAGAATTCCAGTTTATGTTGGAAGAAGCTCCATTGAAGGACCTAATCCATATTGAAGTCAAGAGCAAGAAGAGGAGATTTGGTTTTCGGTCTAAG GAGGTACTTGGCTATGTCGATATCCAACTGAAAGATGTGATCTACAATGGACGTATCAACGAGAAGTACCATCTCATCAATTCTAAAGATGGGATTTTACATGTTGACATCAGATGGAAGGTGATCTAA